The following proteins come from a genomic window of Caldalkalibacillus uzonensis:
- the motB gene encoding flagellar motor protein MotB, whose translation MSRLKKRKHDEHIDETWLIPYADMLTLLLALFIILFASSTLDAQKFERIIQSFAIAFHGGQPTAMTVGPPPVPDDVDEEETEETVEPAKLTPLQQEMEDLRKLQERINTYIKQNNLQLSLKTELTEAGLIITILDHALFDSGSAVVKPEAVKLAREISNLLISDPPRHIEISGHTDNVPIHNSNFRSNWDLSAMRAINFLKIILENDNLSPEYFSVRGYSEYRPVATNDSAAGRQQNRRVEVLILPNYQAQQ comes from the coding sequence ATGTCTAGACTTAAAAAACGCAAACATGATGAGCATATTGACGAGACGTGGTTAATCCCCTACGCGGATATGCTCACCTTGCTGTTAGCTCTGTTTATCATCTTATTTGCTTCCAGCACGCTGGATGCCCAAAAATTTGAGCGGATTATTCAGTCCTTTGCTATTGCTTTTCATGGTGGCCAACCAACGGCCATGACTGTAGGCCCCCCTCCTGTGCCGGACGATGTTGACGAGGAGGAAACAGAGGAGACAGTAGAGCCGGCAAAGTTAACTCCGCTTCAACAAGAGATGGAAGACCTGCGCAAGCTGCAGGAACGGATTAATACGTATATCAAGCAAAACAACCTTCAGTTAAGCCTAAAAACAGAGTTGACCGAGGCAGGGTTGATTATCACCATTCTTGACCATGCTCTGTTTGATTCAGGCAGTGCGGTTGTCAAACCGGAGGCAGTCAAGTTGGCCAGGGAAATCTCCAATCTATTGATCTCCGATCCTCCCCGCCATATCGAGATTTCCGGTCACACCGATAATGTGCCCATTCACAACAGCAACTTCCGCTCCAACTGGGACTTGAGTGCCATGCGGGCGATTAATTTTCTGAAAATCATCTTGGAGAATGACAACTTATCCCCTGAGTACTTCAGTGTACGCGGGTATAGCGAGTACAGACCAGTGGCCACAAATGACTCCGCGGCAGGACGCCAGCAAAACAGACGGGTGGAAGTGCTAATTTTGCCCAATTACCAAGCCCAGCAGTGA
- the thiC gene encoding phosphomethylpyrimidine synthase ThiC — protein sequence MVKDVQPRISIPSFPGSRKVYVQGSRPDIKVPMREIEQTPTIKPEGEEKNPSVRVYDTSGPYTDPEQQVDLSKGLPPLRRNWILERGDVEEYEGRKVKPEDNGYRSVDHKQASDQLQGLARKPLRAKKGKIVTQRYYARQGIITPEMEFVALREGVSPEFVRDEVARGRAIIPVNINHPESEPMIIGRHFHVKVNANIGNSAVSSSIAEEVEKMTWAIRWGADTIMDLSSGQDIHTTREWIIRNSPVPVGTVPIYQALEKVNGKPEALTWEIYRDTLIEQAEQGVDYFTIHAGVLLRYIPLTAGRVTGIVSRGGSIMAAWCLAHHEENFLYTHFAEICQILNQYDIAVSLGDGLRPGSIADANDEAQFAELETLGELTKMAWEYDVQVMVEGPGHVPLHLLKENVDKQMDICQEAPFYTLGPLTTDIAPGYDHITSAIGAAVIGWHGTAMLCYVTPKEHLGLPNKDDVREGVIAYKIAAHAADLAKGHPNAQKRDDALSKARFEFRWKDQFNLSLDPERARAYHDETLPAEGAKTAHFCSMCGPKFCSMKITHDLREYSRTKGLEIDEAVRKGLKEKAEEFRDRGSQLYK from the coding sequence ATGGTAAAAGATGTTCAACCACGTATTTCGATTCCATCATTTCCGGGCAGTCGTAAAGTGTATGTACAAGGCTCCAGACCAGACATTAAGGTTCCTATGCGAGAAATTGAACAAACACCGACAATCAAGCCAGAGGGGGAAGAAAAAAATCCTTCTGTCAGAGTGTATGATACAAGCGGGCCCTATACGGATCCAGAACAGCAAGTGGATCTCAGTAAAGGGCTCCCTCCACTACGGAGAAATTGGATTTTGGAGAGAGGGGATGTTGAAGAATATGAAGGCAGGAAAGTAAAGCCCGAAGATAATGGCTATCGTTCGGTTGATCATAAGCAGGCCAGTGATCAGCTTCAAGGTTTGGCCAGAAAGCCGCTGCGGGCAAAGAAGGGCAAAATCGTGACACAACGCTATTATGCCCGGCAGGGAATCATTACGCCAGAAATGGAGTTTGTGGCCTTGCGTGAAGGGGTTTCTCCAGAATTTGTCCGGGATGAAGTTGCCCGGGGCCGGGCGATTATTCCAGTCAACATTAATCATCCTGAAAGTGAACCTATGATCATTGGACGTCATTTTCATGTTAAAGTGAATGCCAATATTGGCAACTCGGCCGTCAGCTCATCTATTGCCGAAGAGGTCGAAAAAATGACTTGGGCTATTCGTTGGGGAGCAGATACGATCATGGATTTGTCTTCCGGCCAAGACATTCACACGACCCGGGAGTGGATTATCCGCAATTCGCCTGTTCCTGTTGGTACGGTACCGATCTATCAAGCCCTTGAGAAAGTAAACGGCAAACCCGAAGCATTAACATGGGAGATATACCGGGACACGCTGATTGAACAGGCTGAACAAGGAGTAGATTATTTTACGATTCATGCCGGCGTACTGTTAAGATATATTCCACTGACTGCAGGCAGGGTGACAGGCATCGTTTCCCGGGGAGGTTCCATTATGGCAGCATGGTGTTTAGCCCATCATGAAGAAAATTTCTTGTATACCCATTTTGCAGAGATCTGTCAGATCCTGAATCAGTATGATATTGCCGTTTCTTTAGGTGATGGACTGCGGCCAGGATCTATTGCCGACGCCAACGATGAAGCCCAGTTCGCAGAATTGGAAACACTGGGTGAGTTAACAAAAATGGCTTGGGAATATGATGTTCAGGTTATGGTAGAAGGTCCGGGACATGTGCCCCTGCATTTGCTTAAAGAAAATGTGGATAAACAAATGGACATATGCCAAGAAGCGCCATTCTATACATTAGGTCCTCTGACAACGGACATTGCTCCCGGCTACGATCATATCACATCTGCTATTGGTGCAGCAGTTATCGGATGGCACGGAACTGCAATGCTGTGTTATGTCACTCCTAAGGAGCACCTTGGTTTGCCTAACAAGGATGATGTACGTGAAGGTGTCATCGCTTATAAAATTGCCGCTCATGCAGCTGACTTGGCCAAAGGCCATCCCAATGCCCAAAAAAGAGATGACGCACTGTCAAAGGCACGTTTTGAATTTCGGTGGAAGGATCAGTTTAACTTGTCACTTGATCCGGAACGGGCCAGGGCCTATCATGACGAAACCCTCCCCGCTGAAGGGGCAAAGACAGCTCACTTTTGTTCCATGTGCGGACCCAAGTTTTGCAGTATGAAAATCACTCATGATCTGCGCGAGTATTCCCGGACAAAAGGTTTGGAGATAGATGAGGCGGTCCGAAAGGGATTAAAAGAAAAGGCGGAAGAATTTAGGGATAGGGGAAGTCAGCTCTATAAATAA
- the motA gene encoding flagellar motor stator protein MotA, with the protein MDKTSLFGIIIGIAALLLGLTAKGSPLSILLNPAAMIIILVGTVASVSIAFPFSELKKLPALFRVIFSNQKLPDIQELIPQFKDWANIARREGLLALEDHVEQIEDPFLKYGMKMVIDGQSPEFIRQMMEEDLDAMAERHAAGAQIFSQAGTYAPTLGVLGAVMGLIAALGDLDDIERLGPAIAAAFVATLLGIFTGYVLWHPMANKLKLKSQQEIQVKQVMIEGILAIQEGVSPRVIEDKLLAYVPTKKRQVNGYTVQEGEELNV; encoded by the coding sequence ATGGATAAAACATCACTTTTCGGCATTATCATTGGTATTGCTGCTCTCTTGTTAGGCCTGACGGCCAAGGGATCTCCTCTGAGCATTTTGCTTAATCCCGCAGCTATGATCATTATTCTCGTAGGTACCGTCGCTTCTGTTTCCATCGCCTTTCCCTTCAGCGAACTGAAAAAACTTCCGGCACTATTTCGCGTGATCTTCAGTAATCAGAAACTGCCTGACATTCAAGAGCTGATCCCCCAGTTTAAGGACTGGGCCAATATTGCCCGCCGTGAAGGGCTTTTGGCCCTGGAAGATCATGTGGAACAAATTGAGGATCCGTTCTTAAAATATGGCATGAAAATGGTGATTGACGGGCAATCCCCCGAATTTATCCGCCAAATGATGGAAGAAGATCTGGATGCCATGGCTGAGCGCCATGCCGCTGGTGCCCAAATCTTTTCTCAGGCAGGAACGTATGCACCCACGCTGGGGGTCCTTGGAGCTGTGATGGGTTTAATTGCCGCCCTGGGTGATTTAGATGATATAGAACGTTTGGGACCTGCCATTGCCGCAGCCTTTGTAGCCACATTATTAGGTATTTTTACCGGTTATGTGCTATGGCATCCCATGGCCAACAAATTGAAGCTCAAATCTCAGCAGGAAATACAAGTGAAACAGGTGATGATCGAAGGTATTCTGGCCATTCAAGAAGGGGTTTCGCCCCGGGTGATTGAGGATAAGTTGCTCGCTTATGTGCCAACTAAGAAGCGGCAAGTGAATGGCTATACCGTTCAAGAAGGGGAAGAGCTGAATGTCTAG